The Aerococcus loyolae genome contains the following window.
AGCAATGATTTCATTTTAGGCAACCAAGCCAAGTAAAGGTTACAATTCGTAGCTATGTTTTTAGACATAAAATGACCCCCGTAAAGTGAGTTGTCACTCTAACTTTTGGGGCTCTCTTTATATGCTTTTTAGTTATTTCTTGTTTTTATTTCTTGTTTTTATTTATTGAGTTATAGAGGGCTGATGTAGAGCTATAAAAACTCGATATTAACATAAATTTTAGGTAAAAAAATGACCATCTCCGCTGAAAAGCCATAAAAGTAATAGTACGTCGATACAGACAACACTTATCCTACACTCAGGATAATCGGCGATTTTTTTAACAAAATGTAGCAAACCCAACAAGGCCACCTCCTATAGTTAGCCCACTATTACCTGCTAGACAACTCCAGAAGCTCATTCAGTAATAGCGGTTGTATCAACGATTCATTTAATTATTTTATTTGAAATATTTTCACTAGCTTGTGCAGTTGAATTTGTAATAACTAATAACAAGGAGTCATGTGATAAAAGAAACAATGAATCTTATTATCTTTTCACTTTTTAGTATAGGAAGAATACTCTCTTTCTTTGTTCAATACAATATTTTTTTAATAGTTGGGTTATCTCTTAACGATCAAAATAGAGCGGGTTAAATAATGAATAAAAGTATACTTCGGTAAACTGAACTGCCCTTAGTAGTAAATCACGAAATAAGAGAATATTTTGCTATTTCCAGCGATATACTGACTTATGCCTTATTACATTGGCTCTTATAGCTATCAATCGATTGAAAAATTATAATGAATTTAACTAGTTGGTGTTGGTGAGAGCAAGCGGCTCCCCATTGGCGCCTTTTTTAATAGATAAAAAGCGGTCAGAACACTAAATCCCAAGCTCTATCATGATTTATGTTTTTCTGGCTTTTTAAAGACAGTGACCAAGCCCTTAGTGAAAGTTCTTAGTCCTTAACGTAAACGGCCAAATTTACTTAAACAGTAAAGGCATGGACAGGATTACCATGGTCTTCAATCAGCTGGATCAGGTCACTGGTTTTCAGCCAAACGGTCGCGGTATTGTCATTGGGGTGGCAGCCAATCAAACTATCTGAATCAACAAAGTCCTTATCAATATAAAAGTGGACCTTCTTGTCAGCGTCATTAAGTAAGCCGAAGGGAGAAACCGAACCCGGGGTCAGTTCCAAATAGTGATATAAATCCTTATCAGAAGCGAAGCTCAAGGCCCGGGTTCCCTGGTCTTGTCTAAATTTTTTCAAATCAATCCGTTTATCCCCTTTAATAGAAAGTAAATAGTAATTTCTTTTTTTGTCATCCCGGATAAAGAGGTTCTTGGCGTCATATTCTGGATAAGGCAAATCGATAGACTCAAGTTCCGCCATATTGTAGACCGCTTGATGGTGACTGACTTCATAATCAATGTTTTGACTATCGAGTAATTGGAATATTTCTTCTTGATTCATGATGATCACTCCCCTTAAATTTGTTCTATCTTATCATAAGAGCTTATAGCTCGGCGAATTTTAGCCCTTTCTTGAACTCCCTAGCGAACTTGCTTGACGAGATAAAAAAGTCGCTGACACTTGCCAGCGACTTTAGTTCACTTTAATTATTGTCACAGTCTATTTATTTTTCTTGATCCCGTAAGAATCAACCAGTTCAACCGTTCGCTCTTCTCCTTCATGGAGGTTACCATCCATTTGGTAGAATTCAATCAAGAATTCGTCTTCAGTCACCGTGTAAACCGCAAAGTTTTGTTTTTGGGATTGGCGGTAGTTTTCGTGTTTGTGGTCGAACTTCGGTGAATCATCGGGTTGTTCAGCCACATCGAAGAGACTGTTCCAGAGCTCCACATCGTCTTGGGTCATCCAGTCTAATTTTGGACGCACCTTGTGGACATGGTCGACGCCCTTCATATAGATGGCATCATAGGCCTTAGTCCCGGAGGTGTTCGGGATGATATAGGTAACCCCTTCTGGATTGACATGGTATTCTACGCCATCTTTTTCAACCTTCTCCGTATCTTCTACTTCACCATAAGAGAAGTTATCGCTGGTGTAAACCAGAGACTTGGTCCGGGTGAGGTTGTGGTCATGGCCTTGGAGAACCACATCCACGTCCAATTCATCGGCTAACTTAGCGAACTCTTCCCGGGTCACTTGGACGTCTTCATCTTGGAGGGCGTGGTAGGAAGCGGAGTAGATGGGTTTATGGTAGGCCAGGATGATCCAGTTGGCCCCATTATCACGGGCTGCTTGGATATCTTGCTTGGCCCATTCCATCTGTTCCTTACCAATCGCCCCTTGTTCGGGATTATCTTCGGATTCCTTATTATCGTTAGTATTTAGGACAACGAAGTGGGCGCCATTGTAGTCGTAGGAATAGTAAGAACCCCCAGTCACTGCATCATTCGTGACAGGCACATTGGTATGCTCGTTGAAGGCAGTCAAGTCCTTCTCATCCCCTAAGACGGTGTACTCATCATGGTTCCCTGGGGTGTAGGCATGAGGTAAGTGGAGGTTTTGGTCTTGGGACAGGTCTAAATTATCTACCCATTCATCTTCCACTTCCGCCACTTCAACGAAGTCCCCGGTATGGAGGGCGAAGTCCGCATCCGGTGCCACTTCGAGGGCATGGGCTAGGGTATCCGCCCCATAAGCGGCTTCATTATTGACATTGGCATTCCAGTAAGCATTCTGGGTATCGGTATAGTGGATGAATTGGAAGGGTTCGCCCTTTTCACCCGAGGTTCTAAAGGAGCCCACCTTGGAATAGCCACCCTCATCAGAACCGACTTGGTAATAATATTGGGTATCTGGTTCGAGGTCATCGGCTTCCGCCTTGTAGGAGTACTCGGTCACGTCTTGGAGCTCCAAGTAACCTAAGGAACTCCCTTCAGAGGTCCATTGGGTGTTGTCGGTAGTGATTTGTTCGTCGGTGAAGTAGCCTTCAACTTCTTCCGGTTCCCCGTTCTCATCGACAATGAAGTTACCGTCTTCATCTTTTTTGGCTGCTGCATAGATATAGTAGCCATCCTTATCACGCTCGGCATATTCAGAAGTCACTTCCGTTGCTTCGGCAGGGAATTCAATCGGATCGGACATCTCTTCAGATTTTGAGATTTTCACCTTGGCATCTGGCATCTCATCTGTGGTATACCAGTTAAAGCCCATGGCATCATGGGTTTCTTCTAAGAGGTTGGTGGCAATCCGGTTAGGTTCATTATTGACTGGAACAGGGGCTACTTCGGGTTTATCCTCTTGGAGTTCGATTAAATCTAAACCATTCTCTTCCCCATAAACCGGGTCAACTTCCTCGGACGCTTCACCTTCCTTAGAATCCGTGGATTCCCCAGAGCTTTCTGACGAGCCATTGTCATTTGTTGCCTGGCTTTCTTCTACCGCGCTATTCGTTGAAGCAGTTTCGCTGTTATCCCCTGATTCGGCACAAGCCCCCAAGACAAAGATCGAAGTCAGTAAGAGGCCCACCTTTTTGATACGGTCATCCCAATGCATAGAGTCGCTTTCTCCTTTCAAAATATCATTTTTACTATAACTAACTTACTGTCACTGTATCAAAGCATTGTAAAAAACCTGTAAATTTGCGGTTAGTTTTAGGTAAAAGTGAAGTAAAGGCAAATAAGACGAATAATACTCATTTTATTGACAATAAAGTTCATCGTTAAAAAATAATAAAAATAAAAAAACTCCTTCCCTTGCCAAGCTAGCTATAGTGATTATTAAGCCGACAACATGCGCCATCCAAAATCGAGGCCTTAGCTATTGTGCAATGCAAGCTAGTGTGCTATACTTTACTTAAAGAGCTACTAGGTATTACAAGATACTGATTGAATTAAAATAGTGAGGGGAGTTGTCCATGTGAACAGTCAATTAAAAAAAGGCGTCCTGGAAATGCTGGTCCTCCAGCAGCTTCGGGAGCGGGATTGCTATGGC
Protein-coding sequences here:
- a CDS encoding purple acid phosphatase family protein, which encodes MHWDDRIKKVGLLLTSIFVLGACAESGDNSETASTNSAVEESQATNDNGSSESSGESTDSKEGEASEEVDPVYGEENGLDLIELQEDKPEVAPVPVNNEPNRIATNLLEETHDAMGFNWYTTDEMPDAKVKISKSEEMSDPIEFPAEATEVTSEYAERDKDGYYIYAAAKKDEDGNFIVDENGEPEEVEGYFTDEQITTDNTQWTSEGSSLGYLELQDVTEYSYKAEADDLEPDTQYYYQVGSDEGGYSKVGSFRTSGEKGEPFQFIHYTDTQNAYWNANVNNEAAYGADTLAHALEVAPDADFALHTGDFVEVAEVEDEWVDNLDLSQDQNLHLPHAYTPGNHDEYTVLGDEKDLTAFNEHTNVPVTNDAVTGGSYYSYDYNGAHFVVLNTNDNKESEDNPEQGAIGKEQMEWAKQDIQAARDNGANWIILAYHKPIYSASYHALQDEDVQVTREEFAKLADELDVDVVLQGHDHNLTRTKSLVYTSDNFSYGEVEDTEKVEKDGVEYHVNPEGVTYIIPNTSGTKAYDAIYMKGVDHVHKVRPKLDWMTQDDVELWNSLFDVAEQPDDSPKFDHKHENYRQSQKQNFAVYTVTEDEFLIEFYQMDGNLHEGEERTVELVDSYGIKKNK
- a CDS encoding prolyl-tRNA synthetase associated domain-containing protein → MNQEEIFQLLDSQNIDYEVSHHQAVYNMAELESIDLPYPEYDAKNLFIRDDKKRNYYLLSIKGDKRIDLKKFRQDQGTRALSFASDKDLYHYLELTPGSVSPFGLLNDADKKVHFYIDKDFVDSDSLIGCHPNDNTATVWLKTSDLIQLIEDHGNPVHAFTV